The nucleotide window TAATGCTCAACCATCCAGGCCTTCAGGTTTTCTAATATCGGAACAGCCTGCTGTTGGCGCAGTGCATAGAGATCTTCCGGGGACAAGGGTTCGTCCCTACCGACCTGTTCGAGGGCATACAGCTTTTGCATTTCTGTGAGCACATACTCGGCTCGTGATCTATCATTTTCCAATGCCTTGTCAAACATGCGACGGGCATGCGCCATGCAATTGAGTAAGGTAATGTTGGCACATTTATCAAAATCATCGTAGACCGCGTACCCATCGGTTTGCAGGTAGCCGCTAAAATTCTTCAAGCATTCGGTGGGACCCTCCCCACCCCGGCCTTCCCGGTAATCAAATAAAACTAAACGAGCCACTGGTGCATAGTACACCCAATGATATCCCCGGTGGGTAGTTCCTTTTTTAGTTTTATCCAAAACTTTCAGCGGGGTCTCATCGGCTTGCAAGTACGGCTGGCTTAAAACCTGTTTATACTGAACATCATAAAGCGGTTCTATCAAATTGCAACCTCCGCTCAACCAATTACCGATTGTCGAGACAGGCAGCCTCATGCCTTCCCGTTCGAACCGCTGAGATTGCCGATAGAACGGGATGTGGTCAACAAATTTGTCGGCAATAATTTGTGCCAACAGACCTGGACCGGCAATGCCCTTATCAATGGGGCGCACAGGTAAGTCTCCGATCACAATCTTTTCTCCGCTTGGATCAACATACTTGGGGCGGATGTATTGACGAACAAATAATTTCCCTGGAATGCGTTCAAGTTCTTCCGTCTTCTCTTCTCCAATTTTTTTCCATCCCGTAACATCCATAGATGGTTCGATGATCACTTGCTCACGGGGAAGGCTGGCCGGTAAAAGCATCCGTCCGGTCTGCACTTTTTCGCTCTCCGGTTTACTGGCCTTCTTGCGCTCGTATTGAATGGTCTGTGTAACAGGGACAATCGCTTGTTCTTTTTGTGGTACCGCTATGTCTAAGGCTAATTGATCAGGGGATGAAGGGATAAAACGCTCTGTCTTTGGGCCGAAAACTAATCGCTCAAGTTGGTTGAGGCGGTGAACCAGGTCAGCAACTTTTATGAGAAGTTCTTCGCGTGATAAATCTTGATATGCTTGCACTGCGTTCAACAATGCAAAGATAAAATATCACCTTGTAATCACACAGGAACAGGCTGTGTTTTAGCGAAATTATTTTCTGAAATATGAAATCTTTTTCTTCGTCGCACAGAACTCAAACAGATACCTTGAAGAATCAACATCAACTCCTCATTGCTAAGGGCTATGGATAAACTTTTTTCATCGATGAGAGGAAGTTCATAG belongs to Chloroflexota bacterium and includes:
- a CDS encoding IS66 family transposase yields the protein MNAVQAYQDLSREELLIKVADLVHRLNQLERLVFGPKTERFIPSSPDQLALDIAVPQKEQAIVPVTQTIQYERKKASKPESEKVQTGRMLLPASLPREQVIIEPSMDVTGWKKIGEEKTEELERIPGKLFVRQYIRPKYVDPSGEKIVIGDLPVRPIDKGIAGPGLLAQIIADKFVDHIPFYRQSQRFEREGMRLPVSTIGNWLSGGCNLIEPLYDVQYKQVLSQPYLQADETPLKVLDKTKKGTTHRGYHWVYYAPVARLVLFDYREGRGGEGPTECLKNFSGYLQTDGYAVYDDFDKCANITLLNCMAHARRMFDKALENDRSRAEYVLTEMQKLYALEQVGRDEPLSPEDLYALRQQQAVPILENLKAWMVEHYQQVLPQSTIGKAIFYSLKRWDKLCIYTTDARLQIDNNLVENAIRPVAIGRKNYLFAGSHDGARRAAMLYSFLGTCKINNVNPFDWLKDILSRIPSHPVNKLHELLPNNWVPPAK